One genomic window of Halorubrum hochsteinianum includes the following:
- a CDS encoding DUF5789 family protein, whose translation MTNDNTERGSEGPDRDPNVSFGPLKRALREHRYPVTAAELIEQYGGAELETTAATERFARLLEDCEETQFREPRDVRKAVLDALGYADPSPEGPPGDWTRLPR comes from the coding sequence ATGACCAATGACAACACGGAACGCGGTTCGGAGGGGCCGGACCGGGATCCGAACGTGTCGTTCGGTCCGCTGAAGCGGGCGCTCCGCGAGCATCGGTATCCGGTGACGGCCGCGGAACTGATAGAGCAGTACGGCGGCGCTGAACTGGAGACGACGGCGGCGACCGAGCGGTTCGCCCGCCTGCTCGAAGACTGCGAGGAGACGCAGTTCCGGGAGCCGCGGGACGTCCGGAAGGCGGTCCTCGACGCGCTCGGCTACGCTGACCCGTCCCCGGAGGGGCCGCCGGGGGACTGGACCCGACTTCCGCGGTGA
- a CDS encoding alpha-ketoacid dehydrogenase subunit beta yields MTDTQNLTLVQAVRDGLHTELREDDDVVVMGQDVGKNGGVFRATEGLFDEFGGDRVIDTPLAESGIIGTAVGMSAMGMRPVPEIQFSGFMYPGFDQVVSHMARFRTRSRGRFTLPMTLRAPYGGGIRAPEHHSESKEAFYAHEAGLKVVVPSTPYEAKGLLAASIRDPDPVVFLEPKLIYRAFREAVPDEPYTVPIGEAATRREGDDVAVFTYGAMTRPTLEAAETLGKEGIECEVVDLRTVSPLDREAIVEAFEKTGRAVVVHEAPKTGGLGGEITAILQEEALLHQEAPIGRVAGFDVPYPLYALEDYYLPSAARIEEGILEAVEF; encoded by the coding sequence ATGACCGACACACAGAATCTCACGCTGGTACAGGCGGTACGGGACGGACTGCACACCGAACTGCGCGAGGACGACGACGTGGTCGTGATGGGCCAAGACGTCGGGAAGAACGGTGGCGTCTTCCGCGCGACGGAGGGACTGTTCGACGAGTTCGGCGGCGACCGCGTGATCGACACGCCGCTCGCCGAGTCGGGGATCATCGGCACCGCGGTTGGGATGTCCGCGATGGGGATGCGGCCGGTCCCCGAGATCCAGTTCTCGGGGTTCATGTACCCCGGCTTCGATCAGGTCGTCTCGCACATGGCGCGGTTCCGCACCCGGAGCCGCGGGCGGTTCACGCTCCCGATGACGCTGCGCGCCCCCTACGGCGGCGGCATCCGCGCGCCGGAACACCACTCGGAGTCGAAGGAGGCGTTCTACGCCCACGAGGCCGGGCTGAAGGTGGTGGTCCCCTCGACCCCGTACGAGGCGAAGGGGCTGCTCGCGGCGTCGATCCGCGACCCCGACCCGGTGGTCTTCCTCGAACCGAAGCTGATCTACCGGGCGTTCCGCGAGGCGGTGCCCGACGAGCCGTACACGGTGCCGATCGGCGAGGCGGCCACGCGCCGCGAGGGCGACGACGTTGCCGTGTTCACCTACGGCGCGATGACGCGCCCCACGCTGGAGGCCGCCGAGACGCTCGGCAAGGAGGGGATCGAGTGCGAGGTCGTCGACCTCCGCACGGTCTCGCCGCTCGACCGGGAGGCGATCGTCGAGGCGTTCGAGAAGACCGGCCGCGCGGTCGTCGTCCACGAGGCACCCAAGACCGGCGGTCTCGGCGGCGAGATCACGGCGATCCTGCAGGAGGAGGCGCTGTTACACCAGGAGGCACCGATCGGCCGCGTCGCCGGGTTCGACGTGCCGTACCCGCTGTACGCCTTGGAGGACTACTACCTCCCGTCCGCGGCGCGCATCGAGGAGGGAATCTTAGAGGCGGTCGAATTTTAA
- a CDS encoding ABC transporter ATP-binding protein — protein sequence MSGVDWEEDDPFEEQRDKIENPMKRLFVEYGRDYVPQVTVGIFASVFARLLDLLPPLMLGIAVDAIFYTDSQEAAGEVPAFSEQIPLVVLPDAWLPTAQTGQFWFTIAVIGGAFGIGAGFHWIRNWGFNAFAQNIQHDVRTDTYDKMQRLNMEFFSDKQTGEMMSILSNDVNRLERFLNDGMNSLFRLSVMVIGIGVLLFWINWQLALVALLPVPVIGGFTYLFIRIIQPKYAEVRSSVGKMNSRLENNLGGIQVIKSSNTEHYESDRVDDVSMDYFDANWDAITTRIKFFPALRVLAGVGFVFTFIVGGLWVFQDTPPGPFTGDLSVGMFVVFILYTQRFIWPMAQFGQIINMYQRARASSARIFGLMDEPSRLAEEPDAEDLVVGEGDVVYDDVSFGYDDETIIEDVDFSVEGGETLALVGPTGAGKSTVLKLLLRMYDVDEGAIEIDGQDVRDVTLKSLRRSIGYVGQSSYLFYGTVRENITYGTFDATDEEVEEAARAAEAHDFIENLPDGYDTMVGERGVKLSGGQRQRVTIARAVLKDPDILILDEATSDVDTETEMLIQRSLDRLTADRTTFAIAHRLSTIKDADTILVLEGGKIAERGTHEELLDNDGLYAHLWGVQAGEIDELPQEFIDRAQERTARIVEDAETDDD from the coding sequence ATGAGTGGCGTCGACTGGGAAGAAGACGATCCCTTCGAGGAGCAGCGGGACAAGATAGAGAATCCGATGAAGCGGCTGTTCGTCGAGTACGGCCGCGACTACGTCCCGCAGGTGACGGTGGGGATCTTCGCGAGCGTCTTCGCGCGGCTCCTCGATCTCCTCCCCCCGCTCATGCTCGGGATCGCCGTCGACGCCATCTTCTACACCGACTCGCAGGAGGCTGCCGGCGAGGTCCCCGCGTTCAGCGAGCAGATCCCGCTCGTCGTCCTCCCCGACGCGTGGCTGCCGACGGCCCAGACGGGGCAGTTCTGGTTCACCATCGCTGTCATCGGCGGGGCGTTCGGGATCGGGGCGGGGTTCCACTGGATACGCAACTGGGGGTTCAACGCCTTCGCCCAGAACATCCAGCACGACGTGCGGACGGACACCTACGACAAGATGCAGCGGCTGAACATGGAGTTCTTCTCGGACAAGCAGACCGGGGAGATGATGTCCATCCTCTCGAACGACGTGAACCGGCTCGAACGGTTCCTCAACGACGGGATGAACTCCCTGTTCCGGCTGTCGGTGATGGTGATCGGCATCGGGGTCCTCCTGTTCTGGATCAACTGGCAGCTCGCCTTGGTCGCGCTGCTTCCCGTCCCGGTCATCGGCGGGTTCACGTACCTGTTCATCCGGATCATCCAGCCGAAGTACGCCGAGGTGCGCTCGTCGGTCGGGAAGATGAACTCCCGGCTGGAGAACAACCTCGGCGGCATTCAGGTGATCAAGTCGTCGAACACCGAACACTACGAGTCCGACCGCGTCGACGACGTCTCGATGGACTACTTCGACGCCAACTGGGACGCGATCACGACCCGGATCAAGTTCTTCCCGGCGCTGCGCGTGCTCGCCGGCGTCGGCTTCGTGTTCACGTTCATCGTCGGCGGCCTCTGGGTGTTCCAGGACACGCCGCCGGGACCGTTCACCGGGGACCTCTCGGTCGGGATGTTCGTCGTGTTCATCCTCTACACCCAGCGGTTCATCTGGCCGATGGCGCAGTTCGGCCAGATCATCAACATGTACCAGCGCGCCCGCGCCTCCTCGGCGCGCATATTCGGCCTGATGGACGAGCCGTCGCGGCTCGCCGAGGAGCCGGACGCCGAGGACCTGGTCGTCGGCGAGGGGGACGTGGTGTACGACGACGTCTCCTTCGGCTACGACGACGAGACGATAATCGAGGACGTCGACTTCTCAGTCGAGGGCGGCGAGACGCTCGCCTTAGTGGGTCCGACCGGTGCCGGGAAGTCGACCGTCCTCAAGCTCCTGCTCCGCATGTACGACGTCGACGAGGGAGCGATCGAGATCGACGGGCAGGACGTCCGCGACGTGACGCTCAAGTCGCTCCGCCGGTCGATCGGCTACGTCGGGCAGTCCTCGTACCTGTTCTACGGCACCGTCCGCGAGAACATCACCTACGGGACCTTCGACGCGACCGACGAGGAGGTCGAGGAGGCGGCGCGGGCGGCCGAGGCGCACGACTTCATCGAGAACCTCCCCGACGGCTACGACACGATGGTCGGCGAGCGCGGCGTGAAGCTCTCCGGCGGCCAGCGCCAGCGCGTCACCATCGCCCGCGCGGTCCTCAAGGACCCCGACATCCTCATCCTCGACGAGGCGACCTCCGACGTGGACACGGAGACGGAGATGCTGATCCAGCGCTCGCTCGACCGGCTCACCGCCGATCGGACGACGTTCGCGATCGCCCACCGGCTCTCGACGATCAAGGACGCGGACACCATCCTCGTGCTGGAGGGCGGGAAGATCGCGGAGCGGGGCACCCACGAGGAACTGCTCGACAACGACGGGCTGTACGCGCACCTCTGGGGCGTTCAGGCGGGCGAGATAGACGAACTGCCACAGGAGTTCATCGACCGGGCACAGGAGCGCACCGCGCGGATCGTCGAGGACGCCGAGACCGACGACGACTGA
- the rnz gene encoding ribonuclease Z, which translates to MSLRVTFLGTGGAVPTVERAASAVFVNREGDRFLFDCGEGTQREMMRAGTGFAVDRIFVSHLHGDHVLGIPGLVQTLGFNDRTDPLTVHCPPGTADHLRNLVHAVGHDPAFPVRIEPVAPGEVAYETDEYAVRAFETEHRTKSQGYVLAEDDRPGRFDRPKAEELGVPVGPKFGRLHEGEAVEAEDGTVVEPAQVVGPPRPGRKLVYTADTRPRESTAEAAEDADLLIHDATFADDMADRARDTAHSTGREAGSIAARANAKRLALVHISSRYAADPRPIRDEAREAFDGECLLPDDGDLIEVPFPDAD; encoded by the coding sequence ATGTCTCTTCGCGTCACGTTCCTCGGGACGGGCGGTGCCGTCCCGACCGTCGAGCGCGCGGCGAGCGCCGTCTTCGTCAACCGCGAGGGCGACCGCTTCCTCTTCGACTGCGGCGAGGGCACCCAGCGCGAGATGATGCGCGCCGGCACCGGGTTCGCCGTCGACCGCATCTTCGTCTCGCACCTCCACGGCGACCACGTCCTCGGGATCCCCGGCCTCGTCCAGACGCTCGGGTTCAACGACCGCACCGACCCGCTGACGGTCCACTGCCCGCCCGGGACCGCCGACCACCTCCGGAACCTCGTCCACGCGGTCGGCCACGACCCGGCGTTCCCCGTCCGGATCGAGCCGGTCGCCCCCGGCGAGGTCGCCTACGAGACCGACGAGTACGCCGTGCGCGCCTTCGAGACGGAACACCGGACCAAGTCGCAGGGGTACGTGCTGGCGGAGGACGACCGCCCCGGTCGGTTCGACCGCCCGAAGGCGGAGGAACTCGGCGTCCCGGTCGGCCCGAAGTTCGGTCGGCTCCACGAGGGCGAGGCGGTCGAGGCCGAGGACGGCACGGTCGTCGAGCCGGCGCAGGTGGTCGGGCCGCCGCGTCCGGGACGTAAGCTGGTGTACACCGCGGACACGCGCCCGCGTGAATCAACGGCTGAGGCCGCCGAGGACGCCGACCTGCTGATCCACGACGCCACCTTCGCCGACGACATGGCCGACCGCGCCCGCGACACGGCCCACTCCACCGGCCGCGAGGCGGGGTCGATCGCGGCCCGCGCGAACGCGAAGCGACTCGCTCTGGTCCACATCTCCTCGCGGTACGCCGCCGACCCGCGCCCGATCCGCGACGAGGCCCGCGAGGCGTTCGACGGCGAGTGTCTCCTGCCCGACGACGGCGATCTGATCGAGGTCCCGTTCCCCGACGCGGACTGA
- a CDS encoding DUF7538 family protein has protein sequence MREPIAALVRQEGWRAEGAAARVHYEGASEQFAVEFYAETERVLYWSVPTEEAESGTAAPVPRERIPDPLRRRVRGDLEAADIDPGIERRDL, from the coding sequence ATGCGAGAGCCGATCGCCGCCTTGGTCCGACAGGAGGGGTGGCGCGCCGAGGGCGCGGCCGCCCGCGTCCACTACGAGGGGGCTAGCGAGCAGTTCGCGGTGGAGTTCTACGCCGAGACGGAGCGCGTCCTCTACTGGTCCGTCCCGACCGAGGAGGCGGAGTCCGGCACGGCCGCGCCGGTCCCGCGCGAGCGCATCCCCGATCCCCTCAGGCGTCGGGTCCGAGGCGATCTGGAGGCCGCCGACATCGACCCCGGGATCGAGCGCCGGGACCTCTGA
- a CDS encoding 2-oxo acid dehydrogenase subunit E2 yields MTIKEFKLPDVGEGVAEGELVSWLVAPGDRVKEDQPVAEVETDKALVEVPSSYDGVVEELFAEEGQMVPVGDVIISFRVDEEGAGDAETPDEESAGTESESAPSDGPAAESDAGQAEDGGADAEPDTPSGRTFAPPSARRLARELGVDVAAVDGSGPGGRVSEADVRAHAEGDAGSAGADDADAPEPRPAPTDTGSDGRKSAVSKRDADGSAASSGTAAAGPEPAGRETTLATPATRKVARDRGVDLDDVPTDETRDGEAFVTADRVRAYADALEAAESEPAEPAASDSNTTDPEPADPTPTGGATEATTASGDETVPYRGVRRTIGKQMERSKFTAPHVTHHDTAEVDSLVEAREELKPTAEAEDVKLTYMPFVMKAIVAGLKRHPYLNSELREDDEEIVLKGEYNLGIAVATDAGLMVPVVESVDEKGLFELAEEVNDLAARARERKLKPAEMKGGTFTITNFGAIGGEYATPIINYPETAILGLGAIEERPVVRDGEAVPAPTLPLSLSIDHRVVDGAIAAEFANTVMEHLENPLLLLNE; encoded by the coding sequence GTGACGATCAAGGAGTTCAAGCTGCCGGACGTCGGCGAGGGCGTCGCGGAGGGCGAACTGGTCTCGTGGCTGGTCGCGCCCGGTGACCGCGTCAAGGAGGACCAGCCCGTCGCCGAGGTCGAGACCGACAAGGCGCTCGTCGAGGTCCCGTCGAGCTACGACGGCGTCGTCGAGGAGCTGTTCGCCGAGGAGGGGCAGATGGTCCCCGTCGGCGACGTGATCATCTCGTTCCGCGTCGACGAGGAGGGCGCGGGCGACGCGGAAACGCCCGACGAGGAGTCGGCCGGCACCGAGTCCGAATCCGCACCGTCCGACGGTCCGGCGGCGGAGTCGGACGCCGGCCAAGCCGAGGACGGCGGAGCCGACGCCGAGCCCGACACGCCGTCGGGTCGGACCTTCGCGCCGCCGTCGGCGAGGCGGCTCGCCCGCGAACTCGGCGTCGACGTCGCGGCCGTCGACGGGAGCGGTCCCGGCGGTCGCGTGAGCGAGGCCGACGTGCGGGCCCACGCCGAGGGCGACGCCGGGTCCGCCGGCGCGGACGACGCCGACGCCCCCGAACCGCGACCCGCTCCGACCGACACCGGTTCGGACGGGCGGAAGTCCGCGGTCAGCAAGCGCGACGCCGACGGATCCGCGGCGTCCTCCGGGACGGCCGCGGCCGGTCCCGAGCCGGCGGGGCGGGAGACGACGCTCGCGACGCCCGCGACGCGGAAGGTCGCGCGCGACCGCGGCGTCGACCTCGACGACGTGCCGACCGACGAGACCCGCGACGGCGAGGCGTTCGTCACGGCCGACCGCGTGCGGGCGTACGCGGACGCGCTGGAGGCGGCCGAGTCCGAGCCGGCCGAACCCGCCGCGAGCGACTCCAACACGACCGACCCGGAACCGGCGGACCCGACCCCCACGGGCGGCGCGACGGAGGCGACGACCGCGTCGGGCGACGAGACCGTCCCCTACCGGGGCGTCCGGCGGACGATCGGGAAGCAGATGGAGCGGTCGAAGTTCACCGCGCCGCACGTCACCCACCACGACACCGCCGAGGTCGACTCCCTCGTCGAGGCGCGCGAGGAGCTGAAGCCGACGGCCGAGGCCGAAGACGTGAAGCTCACGTACATGCCGTTCGTGATGAAGGCCATCGTCGCCGGCCTGAAGCGCCACCCGTACCTCAACAGCGAGCTCCGCGAGGACGACGAGGAGATCGTGTTGAAAGGCGAGTACAACCTCGGCATCGCGGTCGCGACCGACGCGGGACTGATGGTCCCGGTCGTCGAGAGCGTCGACGAGAAGGGGCTCTTCGAACTCGCCGAGGAGGTGAACGACCTCGCCGCCCGCGCCCGCGAGCGGAAGCTCAAGCCGGCCGAGATGAAGGGCGGCACGTTCACCATCACCAACTTCGGAGCCATCGGCGGCGAGTACGCCACCCCGATCATCAACTACCCCGAGACCGCGATCCTCGGCCTGGGTGCCATCGAGGAGCGCCCCGTCGTCCGGGACGGCGAGGCCGTCCCCGCGCCGACGCTCCCGCTGTCGCTGTCGATCGACCACCGGGTCGTCGACGGCGCGATCGCGGCCGAGTTCGCCAACACCGTCATGGAACACTTAGAAAACCCGCTGCTGCTACTCAACGAATAA
- a CDS encoding RPA family protein: MSQSAPTREVARRVFASEFNDAGYTFTESDDERAPVYALLPTGESSNRVFFVGTLTEKEDVGDDSEYWRGRIVDPTGTFFVYAGQYQPEAASKLRDLEPPAYVAVVGKPRTYETDDGTVRVSVRPESITEVDAATRDRWVAETARRTVERVAAFDDEGNEYARMAREEYDLDPETYKAAALSALEDLDGGDELAGDAAPDDAAPDETDPAGAPEP; the protein is encoded by the coding sequence ATGAGCCAGTCAGCACCCACCCGAGAGGTCGCCCGGCGCGTGTTCGCGAGCGAGTTCAACGACGCCGGCTACACGTTCACCGAGTCCGACGACGAGCGCGCCCCCGTCTACGCGCTGTTGCCGACCGGCGAGTCCTCGAACCGCGTGTTCTTCGTGGGCACGCTCACCGAGAAGGAGGACGTCGGCGACGACAGCGAGTACTGGCGCGGCCGCATCGTCGACCCGACGGGCACGTTCTTCGTGTACGCCGGCCAGTACCAGCCGGAAGCCGCTTCCAAACTCCGGGACCTGGAGCCCCCGGCGTACGTCGCAGTCGTGGGGAAGCCCCGGACCTACGAGACCGACGACGGCACGGTCCGGGTCTCCGTCCGCCCCGAGTCGATCACCGAGGTCGACGCTGCCACCCGCGACCGCTGGGTCGCGGAGACCGCCCGCCGCACCGTCGAGCGCGTCGCCGCGTTCGACGACGAAGGCAACGAGTACGCGCGGATGGCGCGCGAGGAGTACGACCTCGACCCCGAGACGTACAAGGCCGCCGCGCTGTCGGCGCTCGAAGACCTCGACGGCGGCGACGAACTCGCAGGCGACGCCGCGCCCGACGACGCCGCCCCGGACGAGACGGACCCGGCCGGCGCGCCGGAGCCCTGA
- the pdhA gene encoding pyruvate dehydrogenase (acetyl-transferring) E1 component subunit alpha, which yields MTVFDRAYDDTVRVLDEDGEVVGDVPDLDDDSLVEMYRHMRLARHFDGRAVSLQRQGRMGTYPPLSGQEGAQIGSAYALDDDDWMVPSYREHGAALVHGLPLKQTLLYWMGHEDGNNAPPDVNVFPVAVPIASQVPHATGAAWASKLRGENDAFICYFGDGATSEGDFHEGVNFAGVFDTPTVFFCNNNQWAISVPRERQTRSATLAQKAEAYGIDGVQVDGMDPLAVYSVTKAALKKARDPDSDRPRPTLIEAVQYRFGAHTTADDPTVYRDDDEVERWKRKDPIDRLESYLRDEGVLDDERVAEIESSVEARVADAIDEAESMARPDLRELFEHAYAELPPELERQYEALAALRDDRGDAAFLED from the coding sequence GTGACCGTGTTCGACAGGGCGTACGACGACACCGTTCGCGTCCTCGACGAGGACGGGGAGGTCGTCGGCGACGTACCCGACCTCGACGACGACTCGCTCGTCGAGATGTACAGGCACATGCGGTTGGCGCGTCACTTCGACGGCCGCGCGGTGAGCCTCCAGCGGCAGGGCCGGATGGGGACGTACCCCCCGCTCTCCGGGCAGGAGGGCGCGCAGATCGGCTCGGCGTACGCGCTCGACGACGACGACTGGATGGTCCCGTCGTACCGCGAACACGGGGCCGCGCTGGTCCACGGGCTCCCGCTGAAACAGACGCTGCTCTACTGGATGGGACACGAGGACGGCAACAACGCGCCGCCGGACGTCAACGTCTTCCCCGTCGCCGTCCCCATCGCGTCGCAGGTCCCCCACGCCACGGGGGCCGCGTGGGCCTCGAAGCTCCGCGGCGAGAACGACGCGTTCATCTGCTACTTCGGCGACGGCGCGACGAGCGAGGGCGACTTCCACGAGGGGGTCAACTTCGCCGGCGTGTTCGACACGCCGACCGTCTTCTTCTGTAACAACAACCAGTGGGCGATCTCCGTCCCCCGCGAGCGGCAGACCCGGAGCGCGACGCTGGCGCAGAAGGCGGAGGCGTACGGCATCGACGGCGTTCAGGTCGACGGGATGGACCCGCTCGCGGTGTACAGCGTCACGAAGGCCGCCCTAAAGAAGGCGCGCGACCCCGACAGCGATCGGCCGCGCCCGACGCTCATCGAGGCGGTCCAGTACCGCTTCGGCGCGCACACGACCGCGGACGACCCCACCGTCTACCGCGACGACGACGAGGTGGAGCGCTGGAAGCGGAAGGACCCGATCGACCGGCTGGAGTCGTACCTCCGCGACGAGGGCGTCCTCGACGACGAGCGCGTCGCGGAAATCGAGTCGTCGGTCGAGGCGCGAGTCGCCGACGCCATCGACGAGGCGGAGTCGATGGCGCGGCCCGACCTGCGGGAGCTGTTCGAACACGCCTACGCGGAGCTCCCGCCCGAACTGGAGCGACAGTACGAGGCGCTCGCCGCGCTCCGCGACGACCGCGGCGACGCGGCGTTCCTGGAGGACTGA
- a CDS encoding replication factor A (Replication protein A protects and stabilize the intermediate ssDNA that is generated by the unwinding action of a DNA helicase at the replication fork. In addition, SSBs prevent the formation of secondary structures by single-stranded template DNA.): MSELRQEAEAIAEQFSDHTDVDPDDVEERLATLVDEYRVPLDEARRSVTNSYLEDAGMERDELGRGGSEEVLVNDIDEDEQWVDLRVKLVDLWEPRSDSISQVGLLGDESGTIKFVAFETSDLPELTEGQSYELSNVVTDEYEGSYSVKLNRTTGITEIDEAIEVGDNADTVEGALVDIQSGSGLIKRCPEDDCTRVLQNGRCSEHGQVEGEFDLRIKGVLDDGETVTEVIFDREATEALTGMTLEEAKDMAMDALDTTVVAEEMGEDVLGRYYRVTGPTFGRYVLVDDMEDPGTVDVETALIEARSI; this comes from the coding sequence ATGAGCGAACTGCGACAGGAAGCGGAAGCGATAGCGGAACAGTTCTCGGACCACACAGACGTCGATCCCGACGACGTCGAGGAACGGCTGGCGACGCTCGTCGACGAGTACCGCGTGCCCCTCGACGAGGCGCGCCGGAGCGTCACTAACAGCTACCTCGAAGACGCCGGGATGGAGCGCGACGAACTCGGCCGCGGCGGCAGCGAGGAGGTCCTCGTCAACGACATCGACGAGGACGAGCAGTGGGTCGACCTGCGCGTGAAGCTGGTCGATCTGTGGGAGCCGCGCAGCGACTCCATCTCGCAGGTCGGCCTGCTCGGCGACGAGTCGGGCACGATCAAGTTCGTCGCCTTCGAGACCTCCGACCTCCCCGAGCTGACGGAGGGGCAGTCCTACGAGCTCTCGAACGTCGTCACCGACGAGTACGAGGGCAGCTACTCGGTGAAGCTCAACCGGACGACCGGAATCACCGAGATCGACGAGGCGATCGAGGTCGGCGACAACGCCGACACCGTCGAGGGAGCCTTGGTCGACATCCAGTCCGGCTCCGGGCTGATCAAGCGCTGTCCCGAGGACGACTGTACGCGCGTCCTCCAGAACGGCCGCTGCTCCGAACACGGGCAGGTCGAGGGCGAGTTCGACCTCCGGATCAAGGGCGTCCTCGACGACGGCGAGACCGTCACCGAGGTCATCTTCGACCGCGAGGCCACCGAGGCGCTCACCGGCATGACCCTCGAAGAGGCGAAGGACATGGCGATGGACGCGCTCGACACCACCGTCGTCGCCGAGGAGATGGGCGAGGACGTGCTCGGGCGCTACTACCGCGTCACCGGCCCGACGTTCGGCCGGTACGTCCTGGTCGACGACATGGAGGACCCCGGCACCGTCGACGTTGAAACTGCGCTGATCGAAGCGAGGTCGATCTAA
- the lpdA gene encoding dihydrolipoyl dehydrogenase, whose product MVVGDVTTGTEVLVIGAGPGGYVAAIRAAQEGLDTTLVEKDAYGGACLNRGCIPSKALITGSGLAHEAGNAEFMGVHADPAVDMGKMIEWKDGVVDRLTSGVEKLCKANGVNLIEGEASFVDEDTVRVAHGGEGQGSETLSFEHAVIATGSRPIQIPGFEFAEDHVWSSADALDADTVPDRLGVVGGGYIGMELATTYAKLGADVTVIEMLDDILDPYEDDVKRIVRKRAEELGVEFHFGEGASEWSEAPDGGYLLHTETEEGEESSYGVDKILVAVGRQPVTDGLGVGNAGIETDDRGFVETDDRTRTAVEGIHAVGDVAGDPMLAHAASNEGIVAAEVIAGEPAALDRQAVPAAVFTDPEIGTVGMTEAEADDAGFDPVVGEMPFNASGRAMTTGHTEGFVRIVADDETGFVLGGQIVGGEASELIAEVALAVEMGATLEDVAATVHTHPTLAEAVMEAAENARGQAIHTLNR is encoded by the coding sequence ATGGTCGTCGGAGACGTCACCACGGGAACGGAGGTACTGGTCATCGGCGCGGGGCCGGGCGGCTACGTCGCCGCCATCCGAGCCGCACAGGAGGGGCTGGACACGACGCTGGTCGAGAAGGACGCCTACGGGGGCGCGTGTCTCAACCGCGGCTGTATCCCCTCGAAGGCGCTCATCACGGGCAGCGGCCTCGCCCACGAGGCGGGCAACGCGGAGTTCATGGGCGTCCACGCGGACCCCGCCGTCGACATGGGGAAGATGATCGAGTGGAAGGACGGCGTCGTCGACCGCCTGACGAGCGGCGTCGAGAAGCTCTGTAAGGCGAACGGCGTGAACCTGATCGAGGGGGAGGCGTCGTTCGTCGACGAGGACACCGTCCGGGTCGCGCACGGCGGAGAGGGACAGGGCTCCGAGACGCTCTCGTTCGAGCACGCGGTGATCGCCACCGGCTCGCGGCCGATCCAGATCCCCGGTTTCGAGTTCGCGGAAGACCACGTCTGGAGCTCCGCGGACGCGCTCGACGCCGACACCGTCCCGGACCGGCTCGGCGTCGTCGGCGGCGGCTACATCGGCATGGAGCTGGCGACGACGTACGCCAAGCTCGGTGCCGACGTGACCGTGATCGAGATGCTCGACGACATTCTCGACCCCTACGAGGACGACGTGAAGCGGATCGTCCGCAAGCGCGCCGAGGAGCTGGGCGTCGAGTTCCACTTCGGCGAGGGGGCGAGCGAGTGGTCGGAGGCACCCGACGGGGGCTACCTCCTCCACACGGAGACGGAGGAGGGCGAGGAGTCGTCGTACGGCGTCGATAAAATCCTCGTCGCGGTGGGTCGCCAGCCCGTCACCGACGGGCTCGGCGTCGGGAACGCCGGGATCGAGACGGACGACCGCGGCTTCGTCGAGACGGACGATCGCACTCGCACCGCGGTCGAGGGAATCCACGCCGTCGGCGACGTCGCCGGCGACCCGATGCTCGCGCACGCGGCCTCCAACGAGGGTATCGTCGCCGCCGAGGTGATCGCGGGCGAGCCCGCTGCGCTCGACCGGCAGGCGGTCCCGGCGGCCGTCTTCACCGACCCCGAAATCGGCACGGTGGGGATGACCGAGGCGGAAGCGGACGACGCCGGCTTCGACCCGGTCGTCGGCGAGATGCCCTTCAACGCCTCCGGCCGGGCGATGACGACCGGCCACACGGAGGGGTTCGTCCGGATCGTCGCCGACGACGAGACCGGCTTCGTGCTGGGCGGACAGATCGTCGGGGGGGAGGCCTCGGAGCTGATCGCCGAGGTCGCGCTCGCGGTCGAGATGGGAGCGACCCTCGAAGACGTGGCCGCCACCGTCCACACTCACCCGACCCTCGCGGAGGCCGTGATGGAGGCGGCCGAGAACGCGCGCGGACAGGCGATCCACACGCTGAATCGCTGA